The DNA region AAACCTAGGGTCGTGCTGCGTTCGGCGTGGCGTCATCATCGCTCCGAGTCTCCACCGGAGTCCATCTTCAGGCAAGAACGGATCACACCACCGCGCTCTCCAAATCATGCGGCCCTCGTAGTTGACCAACCGTTACCCGCAAGGCTACCTTGTGCACTCCATCCGACCAACCGCTGCCGACCGCCACTGCATGAATCAAGAGATCAAAGACCGCTTCGACGCCTTCGTAAAAAAGAAAGGCCTGCGCAAGACCGGTCAACGCGACGCTATCTTCCGCGCCGCCTTCGCCAATGAAGAACACTTCACAGCCGAAGAACTTCTCGAGCGCACCAAGGCGATTGACCCCAACACATCGCGCGCCACGGTCTACCGCACCATCCCATTGCTCATCGAAGCCGGACTGCTGCGGGAAATCGACCTCGGCGGCGATCTCAAGCACTACGACCCGAACTTCAACGACCACCCCGACCACGCTCACCTCATCTGCGTGGACTGCGGCAAGGTGATCGAGTTCTCCGACGCAAACCTTCAGGTGCTCGAAGACTGCATCGTGCGCCGCCTCGGCTTCCGGCCATCAACCTCCTCCCTCCGCATCGAGGCCTGTTGTGAGCAGTTGCGCCAGACCGGCACCTGCGAAAACCTGATCAACGCGCGTTTGGTGCGCCGCAAACTTCCGGTGCGCTAACCCAACAGGCACCGCCGCATTGCCCCCGAGCGGAGCAGACAATGCATCGCCGTGCTTGAGCTACGGCCAATCTCCGTCCATCGTGGCGCGAACTCATCACTTTCAATCAACCAGCACTTACTAGCTATCTTATGTGGAAAGGCAGATTCTCCCAACAAACCGCTGACCTCGTCCAACAATTCGGCGAATCCATCTCTTACGATTGGCGCCTCTATAAACACGACGTCCGCGGGTCCATCGCCCACGCCCGGGCCCAGCTCAATGCCGGACTCCTCACCGCTGACGAGTTCGCCCAAATCGAAGCGGGCCTGCGCTCGATCGAAGCAGACATCGACGCCGGTAACATGGAATGGTCCATCGCGCTGGAAGATGTCCACATGAACATCGAAAGCGAACTCACAAAACGCATCGGTGCCGCCGGCGGAAAACTCCACACCGCTCGCTCGCGCAACGACCAGGTCGCTACCGACACCCGCCTCTACTGCCGCGAAATGATCGACGTCACCATCGACCTGATCCGCGACCTCCAGCGTGTCCTCGTGACAAAAGCCGAACAATACGCCGAATCCGTCGTACCTGGCTACACCCACCTTCAGCGAGGCCAGCCGGTCACAATCGGCCACCACCTGCTCGCCTACGTCGAAATGCTCGACCGCGACGCCGACCGCCTCACCGACGCCCGCAAGCGCGTCAACATTTCCCCTCTCGGCTCCGGCGCGCTCGCCGGTTCGACCATCAACCTCGACCGCCACGCCATCGCCGCCGAGCTCGAATTCGACCGCCCGACCACCAACTCGATGGACGCCATCGCAGACCGCGATTACATCGCCGAGATCCTCTTCGCCCTCGCGCTGGTCGGCACCCACCTCTCCCGCTTCAGCGAAGACCTCATCCTCTGGACATCCGCCGAGTTCGGATTCGCCACCCTCAGCGATGCCCACACCACAGGCTCGTCGTTGATGCCGCAAAAGAAAAACCCTGACGTCGCCGAAATCACCCGCGGCAAAACCGGACGCCTCTACGGCAACCTGGTCGCTCTGCTCACCGCTGTGAAAGGCCTGCCGCTCACCTACAACCGCGACCTGCAGGAAGATAAAGAGCCTCTCTTCGACTCAATCGACACCATCTCCCTCACCCTGCGCGTGAACACCGAAATGATCGCCGCCATGGAGATTAATGAGGAGCGCACCCTCGCCGCAGCCTCAGACCCAATGCTGCTCGCCACCGACCTGGCGGACTACCTCGTGAAGCAAGGCGTCCCATTCCGCAGCGCCCACGAACTCGTCGGCACCGCGGTCGCCCTTTCAGTGGAAACCAACACCCCACTCGACAAACTGAGCGACGAGCAGTTGCAGAACATCTCGGAAAGCTACGGCCCTGACGCCCGCGAGGTCTTCGACCTCAAGCGCGCCCTCGCCGCCCGCACCAACCCAGGTGCCCCGTCACCGCAAAACGTGCGCAGCGAATGCCAACGCTGGTCGGATAAACTTTCCTAATCCGTCCGCAATCCATCAGCCTGACCTCCATCCATCATGCTCCAAGGAAAACGCATCGCCGTCGTCATGCCCGCCTACTGGGCGGAAAAAACGGTCGCCAAAACCTATAACGCCATCCCGAAAGACATCGTCGACCACATCATCCTGGTCGACGATTGCTCGAAGGATAACACCGTGGAAGCCGCCAAGGCGTTGGGGATTGAAACCTACCGCAACGAGACCAACCTCAACTACGGAGGCAATGTGAAACGTTGCCTCCAGAAGGGCCTCGACGCCGGTGCCGATATCCTCATCCTCCTCCACCCAGACTTCCAGTACACGCCGAAGCTCATCCCTGCGATGAGCGCCATGCTGGCTACCGACGAGTACGATGTCTGTCTGGCATCACGCACATCGGGCAAAGGCGCACTCTCCGGAGGCATGCCGATCTGGCGCTTTGTCGCCAACTGGGGGCTCACCACGTTCATGGACTTCTGCTTCGGCGTCCATCACACCGAGTACCACACCGGCTACCGTGCCTACTCGCGCAAGGTCTTGGAAGAAGTCGATTTCCACGCCCTCGCCGATGACTTCATCTTCGACAACGAAATGTTCATCGCCGCCCTCAAGAACGGATCCAACACGTGTGAAGTCACTTGCCCAACCAGCTACGAAGACGACGCCAGCTCGATCCCATTCTCCAAAGCCCTTCGCTACGGCATCCAGTGCGTGAAGATCTCACTCAAATTCGTCGGCTGGCGAATCGCCGGTCGCCCTTCTGGAAAATAATAGTACCGCTCCACTATTTTTTTAAAACAACACGCATCCACTTCCACTGGCCGCCTCGTATTCATGAGCAATGCAGGCCGAAGAGCCAGCAGGTGTGTTCATAGTGTTTCGCAAGCGCCTCAGACCTCTGGTCTGGGGCGTTTGTGATTTCAGCCCCTACCTACCTATGAAACCGCACAGGTCCTCCTCATAAACCGAATCGCACCATGCACACGCCCCCCAAACAAATGACAGGAGTTCAACTCATCGGCCACGGGGATCTCTCTCAACTGCAGGTCAATCACTCGATCGATATCCCCACTCCAGGCCTCGGCGACGCTCTGATCAAAGTCCATGCAGCCGGAGTCAATAATACCGACCTCAATCTGCGCACCGGCTGGTATTCAAAATCAGACCAATCCAGTGACGACGCAGGATGGCAAGGCAACGCAATCCCTTTCCCTCTGATCCAGGGAGCCGACGTCTGCGGCACCGTCGTCGCCGTCGGCCCGGAAGCCGATCCCCAACTCGTTGGATGCCGCGTGCTCGTCGAACCGTGCTTCCACGAACGCCACGGGAAACAACTCGATCGTCCGGTCTATCTAGGGTCCGACTGCCATGGAGGATTCGCCGAATACACTACCGTCCCCGCCCGCTACGCCCATAGAATCAACAGCACGCTCACCAGCACAGAGCTCGCCTCCTTCCCCTGCTCGTACTCCACCGCCGAAAACCTGCTCACCCGAGCGAAAGTCACCGCCCAAGACATTGTTCTCATCACGGGCGCCTCAGGAGGTGTCGGCTCGGCCGCCATCCAACTCGCCAACGCCCGCGGCGCACGGGTCATCGCCGTCACATCTCCCTCGAAAGCGGACGCCTTACTCAAACTCGGCGCCCATCGCACAGTCGATCGTGACTCCCATCTGCCCGATACCGTCGGCACCGATTCCGTGGACGTCGTCATCGACCTCGTAGGCGGCTCGCACTGGCCACTCCTACTGAACGCGCTCAAACCCTTCGGTCGCTACGCGACATCCGGTGCCATCGCCGGCCCGATCGTCGAACTCGACCTGCGCACACTCTACCTCAAAGACCTCTCTCTCTTCGGTGGCACCGCCCTCTCTCCCGAAATATTCCCTGCTCTCATTCAGCGCATCGAATCAGGCAACATCTCACCACTCGTCGCCCAAACATTCCCACTCGCTCAAATCCCAGAAGCCCAACGAGCGTTCGAATGCAAACAACACATCGGCAAGCTGGTCATCGAAATCGCGTAGCCCCACCCTATGCACGAGCAATCCCCTCATTCGCACCCACATCTGCAAAAAACTGGACTGGAAAAGCAACCGGCCTGATTGCCTGCGAAAAACTTCCACGAAACGGAAATCACGTGCACATTGGCGGCGTCAATTACTGTTGTTTTCATTGTTGTTGACGTTTTGTTGTTTTCACCCCGGCTCTGTTCGCAGAGTCGGGGTGTTTTTTTTGCACCGCCCACGGGAGCCACCTCCAAGCAACCTAAGGTGAACGAGTTGGAAGAACGCGAACCACTCCGCGTATTAGGCACCCACGGTAGTCCGCCCCCCGAACTGCCGAGCTGCCAAACAAAGCCCCCCCACCTAACTCCCACCATCCATGATCAAGCCAATCTCCATCGTCGCCTGCGGTATATTAGCCGTCCTCTCAGCGCACTCCGAACAAACCTCCCCTCGCAAGCAAACTCCCATCATGGGATGGAGCAGCTGGAATCACTTCCGTATCAAAATCGACGAGAGCATCATCAAGGGGCAGGCCGACGCCATGGCGACCAACGGCATGAAGGAAGTTGGCTATCAGTTCATTAACATCGACGACGGATACTTCGGCGGCCGAGATGAAAACGGAACGCTCTTCTGCGACCCCGAAACCTTCCCCTCGGGCATGAAAGCTCTCGCATCGTACATCCACTCGAAAGGGCTGAAGGCCGGCATCTACTCCGACGCAGGAAAGGACACATGCGGCACCAAGTGGGACAACGATCCCCGAGGCTACGGAGTCGGGCTCCTCGGCCACGACAAGAAGGACATCGCCCTGATGCTCGGAGATTGGGGGTACGACTTCCTCAAAGTCGACTGGTGCAGCGGTGAATGGATGGGCTTGGACGAAGAAACCAGGTACACAGAAATCGGAAAAATCGTACGCGAAACCAATCCATCGGCCATTTACAACATCTGCCGCTGGGAGTTCCCCGGCAAGTGGGCTCTAAAGGTCGCCGACTCTTGGCGAGTCTCCGCTGACATCGCACCAAACTTCAGCAGCATCTGCCACATCATCGATAAGTGCGAACCTCTCTGGATCCACGCGTCCCCCGGCAACATAAATGACATGGACATGCTGCAAGTCGGCCGAGGCATGACTCTTGAGCAGGATAAATCCCACTTCGCCATGTGGTGCATGATGGCCTCACCTCTGCTTGCCGGCAACGACCTCCGATCAATGAAGCAGGAAACCCTCGAGATCCTCACCAACAAGGATCTCATCGCTATCAACCAGGACCCGCTCGTCTATCAAGCCCGCAAACTACATGACGCAGGGGATCAGGAAGTCTGGGCCCGCCCATTGATCAAACGCACCGACGGCAAAGTCGCGGTAGCACTTTTCAACCGCAGCAACCAGCCCGCCCGAATCTCTGTCGATCTCGCCGCCCTAGGCATTGATCCCCACAAGGGCTATTCCATCCGTGACTGCTGGCTCCAGAAAACGACAGCCAACAACCAAACCTCGGAGTCGCTCACCTACAGCGTACCAGCACACGGCACCATCGTCCTCCGCATCTCCGGATCCAACACCCCACAGGACGTTTTCGCCCGATAGCCACATCACGCTACCACAAGCAATCTAGGAGGAGGCACTCACCCATTGCCGCCTCCCGTCTCCACGTGCTCGGTAATCAATTCGACTAACCGCCGCTCATGTGGCGCAAACACTTTGTCCGCCCGACTCACAATCCGCACACTCCGCGAAAAACGCCCGGCCGCCACTTCCACCATCCGGACCGCCCGCTTGCCGTAAACCGCTCTCGCCATTTCTGGAATAAACCCCACCCCGAGCCCTGCCTCGATCAGCCCGACCAACGTCTCCAAGCTACTGCAACGAATCCCTGTTCGTGGTTTAAAATCACGGGCTCTGCACTGCCGCACTGTCTGATCCGTCAAACAGTGCCCCTCCTGCATCACGAGCAACGCTTCCTCTTTCAACCTCTCCACATCCACCACATCGCTCTGAGCCAACTCTGAATCAGCCGCCACCGTCAGCCACAGCGGTTCATCAAACAATCGCCGGTCAATCAGTCCGCTGACGTCCACATCCATGTCGCTGGTGATCGCAAAATCCACATCCCCCGCCAGCACCAATTCAAGCAGCCGGACGGTCTCATCTTCCACTAGATCAATGGATACCTCTGGGAACCTCGCCCGCATCTGCCTCAAGATCTCAGGCAACCAATAGGGAGCTATCGTAGGAATCGCCCCCACCGTGACCCGCTCGGCAATCAACTCCCCCCGATCCAAAAACAACCGCTCCACATCCCCCACCAACCCCAGGATCGCCGCGGCACGCCGCCACAACAATTTCCCCGCCGCAGTCAACTCCACCCCGCTGCGCCTCCGCACCACTACATCCGCCCCCAACTCAAGCTCCAGCTTCTTGATCTGCTGACTCAGTGACGGCTGCGCCACCCCACACCGCGCGGCTGCGGCGCTGAAGGTCTTCTCCTCCACCAAAGCAACGAAATACTCCAACTGACGAATCTCCATAGGCTCTATCTATAGATATTACCTATACATCATAGAGAAAAGATCAATTTCACCTACAGAGCGTCTTACCCTAGGATCATCTCGTAACCAATTCAGACCTCCTTAACGAAGGAGCTGAATCACACCACTTAACAAAATCCTATGATGAGCAAAGCAACCAACCAAAACGTAATCGACGCACTGCGCCAAGTCGTAGCAGACAGCTACGCGCTGATCGGCCAAACCCATATCTGTCACTGGAACGTACGCGGTCCCGGCTTCTTCGCTCTCCATACCGCGTTCGAAGAGCAATACACCGAACTCTTCCCCGCAGTCGACGAACTCGCCGAACGCATCCGCGCACTCGGGGCCCTCGCCCCCGGCGGCCTGGCCAACCTCTCCGCCATGTCCCATATCGAGGAAATCGCCGAAGACGCCAGCGCCGAAGAAATGGTCGCCCACCTCGCAAAGGGGAACGAAACACTCGTAACCAGCCTGCGCACCCTCCGCGACGCTGCGGGAGATTCAGGCGACAATGAAACCGAGGATCTCGCCATCGCCCGCATTCAAGTGCACGAAAAAACCCTCTGGATGCTCAAGAGTTTCCTCGAGTGATCCACTTCATTCACCGCTTCCCAATCCCTACAGCCTCCCTCATTGGGAGGCTGTTTCATTTTACAGCCGCCACCAAAGACCGGCTACTGCCCCTCACCCTCAACTTTCCACCGATTAAAACCGACTGCGTCGCAGTCTCATCGTCAACCTGGGCTAGCGCCAACTCAGCTACCTTTGCCGCCATCCGCGATGCCAGAACCTTCGGACTCTTCTCCACCACATCCAACTGCGGCCTCATCGTGTCCAACAACGGGTTATCGTCCAGCAACACCACCGAGAGATCCTCCGGGCAACGTATCCCTTGCTCAATCATAAACGACCACAACGCGGGGACCAAAGGAGCGCTCCACACTACCAACGCCGTCGGCGGAGTGAGTTGAAACGAGCGCCGCAACAAATCGATAAACCCATCCGGATCACCATCCCAAAAGGGCATATTATACGGGCCAAACTGTATCCCAGCCTCCTTGAATAGCCGCTGAACCGCCAATGTAATCCCCCCCGAATCATCAGGCTTTCCAATACGCGGCAACACAATCCGCCGATGGCCTAAACCAATCAGATGCCCCAATGCCTGCTCGACAACAACTTGTCCCGAGAAACTCACCAGACACGCGCTGCCCGGCCTGAACTGACCTCCAACAAAAACCGCGCGAATCCGATGCTGCCGAAACCACCGCGCCACATGCTCACCACTATTCCAAATCACATAAATATCGGCAGGATGATCCGCCACCATGCACCGCAGTTCATCTTCACTCATATCTCCGGTAGCCGCCGTCACCACACTGACCCGTCTCCCTTGCTCTTCAAACAACCTCAGCAGATGCCCATAGAACTCTCGGTCGACCCGTCCCAGACGGTCATACGAAATTCGCGTTAACATCACAACACGAGGACACGCCACCGGAGTCGCACCAACACCAGTTACTTGCCCCAAGACTTCACTCTCTACCACGCGCCGAGCCTTCCCCTTTACAACCGGCTCCACCACGCCCCACGCCTCCAACACTTGAAGCGCCTTGGTCATCGTTGCCTTGCTCACCCCCATCTCGTCGGCCAACGTCCGAATCCCCGGCAACTCCCGCCCCCATCGCCGCTCGCCAATCTCCTGCCGAAGCTTCCCGGCAACCCGCTCCGCCAAAGTCATTTTGATGTATCCGCTCATCTCGGACGCACCGTCTCATTTTATGAGACACAGTGTCACGCACTTTCAAACAACTAGCAATTTTAGAGCAATGAAGGAGCTGCTAGCGTCTAGCCCGAACGCCACGGAGCACGTGCGTTCATGTAGTAACAAACCCAAAACAAATGAAAAACATCGCAACAGCACTCACTTGCTTAGCAATGATCGGCTCGGCTTCGGCCGCATCCATCGCGATCAACTTCGCCGAAAATACCAATCAAGCCTTTGTCGGAGGAACCGCCCTCGGACCAACCGGCATCGACGGCTCGAACTGGAACAGCTCCATCGATCGCGACTCCGGTGATTTCAATGCCGGATCCATCACCAACCTTAAAGATGACTCCGGTGCCTTGACAGGTGCGTCTGTTACATGGAACTCACAAAACACATGGGTGGCATCCGGCGGCACAGGCTCCGATGACGCCAAGCTTACAACGGGGTACCTGGACGACGCCAATACCATTGGCTTCGATAACACCACCGGTGGAGCCGTCGGTGTCGACATCACCGTGAGCGGCATCACATTTGATACATACACAATCTACGGCATCCTTGCATCCGATGCTGGAGATCAATACTCATCACGCAATTTCCAAGTAAACGGATCTTACGTATGGGGCGGATCCAACCGTAATGCCCAGGCCGAGGCCTATGGAAATTCCACTGCCGCCTTCAATGCAACAGGCAGCTACTGGGTGGAAATCGAGCAAGGCGTAACCCGTGGCAACTATTGGACATTCGATGCAACCGGTTCAACAGTTCGAGTGAACGGCATTGACGCATGGGACGGAGGCCGCGGATCACTCGCAGGAATCGTAATCGTCGATACAACGGCCGTACCAGAACCGTCCTCCGCAGCCCTCCTCGGACTCGGTGGGCTTGCAATGATTCTGCGTCGCCGCAAGTAGTCTGAATCGCAGTAGCGAACAATCCTCATACCGCAGCGATCTAGGTCGTTGCGGTATTTTTCTACCCAGATCCCTCCCCTCCCCTCAGGCGTCCTGTTTTTTCAGACACGCTCCATCAGAGACTCACCAACAAACTCATCGCCAACTGGAACCCAAATAGTTAACCTACTCATCCCGATTCCCCCGCCCCAACATCAACCCAACAATCGTAATTCCAATGAAAATCATCCCAGCCATCGCTCTGGCCGCCACATTCGTCGGCGCGGCGTCCGCTGCCACCGTGTCCATCTCAAACAACAGTTTCGAGTCTCCTGGCGCCAACGGCGGCTTTACTTTCCAAACTCCCACCGACTGGACAAACGAAGGAGGCAGCGTCTTCTTGGAGGATATCACTTCCGTAGGGTTCTCTCTAGGCACCGCAGACGGAGCGGATTTCCTCACCCTGCAAGACACAGGCACCGTCTCCCAAAACCTTGGTGTCAGCTACATCGCAGGCAATATTTACACACTCACTCTGGCGATCACGAACCGTACCGGACAAGCAAACACCAATTCAGGTATCTTTGCGCTCCATGACGACAACGGCGAGTTGGCTTCTTTCTCTGTGGATACAACCGCGTTTACCGGCGACCAAGTCAACAACTTCAACGACTACTCATTCGACTACACCGCCACTGGCGCGGAAGTCGGCAACATCACCGTCGTGTTGTCGGAAGAGAACAGCTCCGGCCGCTTCCACATCGACAACGTCCGCCTCACTGCGGTTCCCGAGCCTTCGTCAGCTGCACTGCTCGGCCTCGGCGGTCTCGCCATGATTCTAATCCGTCGCAAGTAGATTGCTGGACACTCAAGCGACCGTCCCCGTTGTGTAACAGGAGGGCGGTCGTTTTTTTTTTTCACTCAATAACCTCCAATACATCAAATCTCCCCGAAAGCGGGTGAAGGCTGCCCCCCGCATAAGCTCCTGATGAAAAAATTCCCCGCTAAGCGATAGATACAGTCTTGCAATTTTCTTCATCATTTTTCAGGATCGGCGACTCTCGCCCCCAACAGGCTTACCAAAGCCCAACAACAAACAACAGCAAGCCGCAGTGGTCCCCGACCGCTGCGGCTTTGCTTATCCAAGGCACTCTTCCCAATAAGTCCTATAGGCCCTATACGACCTATTTCTCCACCTCCGTCCCCCCTAGGTCGCACTCGCCTCGTCGCTCCGCCCTCACCTCCCGAATTCTGGGCAAAAAAAATCCCCATCTCCTATTCGGAGATGGGGATCATCAAGTTCTGGCGGCGACCTACTCTCGCATGGCCTATCGCCACACTACCATCGGCGCAACGTCGTTTCACTTCCGGGTTCGGGATGGGACCGGGTGGGACCAACGTGCTATAGCCACCAGATGGCAGCCACGATGCCGATTCATTTGTTTCGTGGCTGGTAATCTGATGACCAGTTGCCTGGGCTTCAGAACTTGATGAAAAAAGATCTACGCGAACAACTCAGTCTGAGCTGACGTGTGAGTGAACCTCCTTGGGGTGATTCACTGATATCTGTATGCAGAAGAGGTAATAAGAAACACAATCTTGTGTCTTTCGATTCCCGTCATTCCTGACGTTCGTTTAGAGAAATAAAACCAATCTAAACAAGAAGAACAAGTCGAACGGATGATTAGTATTACTAAGCTGAACATGTTGCCATGCTTACACCCGTAACCTATCAACGTGGTGGTCTACCACGATCCTTCAGGGAAAATTAGTCTTAGGAGGGGCTTGGCGCTTAGATGCTTTCAGCGCTTATCCTTTCCGCACTTAGCTGCCCAGCAATGCCCTTGACAGAACAACTGGAGCACCAGAGGTGCGTCAAACTCGGTCCTCTCGTACTAGAGTTTGAACCCTTCAATTTTCCTACGCCCACAGAAGATAGAGGACCGAACTGTCTCGCGACGTTCTGAACCCAGCTCGCGTGCCGCTTTAACCGGCGAACAGCCGGACCCTTGGGACCTTCTCCAGCCCCAGGATGCGACGAGCCGACATCGAGGTGCCAAACTTCGCCGTCGATATGAACTCTTGGGCGAAATCAGCCTGTTATCCCTAGCGTACCTTTTATCCGTTGAGCGATGGCAATTCCACATTCAACCACCGGATCACTTTGACCTACTTTCGTATCTGCTCGACTTGTGGGTCTCACAGTTAGGCTGGCTTATGCCAATGCACTCGAAACGCAATTGCCAACTGCGCTGAGCCAACCTTCGCGCTCCTCCGTTACTCTTTAGGAGGATACCGCCCCAGTAAAACTGACCGGCTGCCATTGTTCCCCTACCTGATTCAAGGTCAGAGGTTAGATTTTCCAATACCAAAGGGTGGTATCTCACTGGCGGCTCCACATATCCCTAAAGATATGTTTCAAAGCCTCCCACTTATGCTGAGCATTGAAACCGAAAAATCAATAACAGCGTACAGTTAAGGTGCATAGGGTCTTTCCGTCTTTCTGCGGGTAGACGGCATCTTCACCGTCATTACAATTTCACTGAGCATCTGGTTGAGACAGCGGCCAACTCGTTGCACGATTCGTGCAGGTCGGAACTTACCCGACAAGGAATTTCGCTACCTTAGGACCGTTATAGTTACGGCCGACATTCACCAGGACTTGGGCTCGGAGCTTCGCTCGAAAGCTAACACCTTACCGTAATCTTTTGGCATTGGTCACGTGTCACATCGTATACGTCGACTTTCGTCTTAGCACAATGCTGTGTTTTTGCTAAACAGTCGGTTGGCCCGGTTCACTGCGGCCCCCAATAAAGGGGCACCCCTTATCCCGAAGTTACGGGGTCAATTTGCCGAGTTCCTTAACCAGATTTCACTCTTACGCCTTAGTATACTCAACTCACCCACCTGTGTCGGTTTACGGTACGGGCTCCTTAGCGTACCCCGCGACTTTTCTAGGCGGTTGGATCATGAAGGTAGGTTCAGCCGAAGCTTCCCCTCTGCCACTTTCAATCGGCATTATCAGTCACCACCCGCGTCCTCGCGGATTAAGGTTCAGAGGTGCTGGAATATTAACCAGCTATCCATCGCCTACGCCTATCGGCCTCGGCTTAGGTCCCGACTAACCCTGGGACGAAAAACGTTGCCCAGGAAACCTTGGGTTTACGGCGGACGGGGATTTCACCCGTCTTATCGTTACTCATGTCTGCATACTCACTTCCCAACACTCCACCGTCAGTCGCCATCGGGCTTCAATGCTGTTGGGAACGCTCCCCTACCACACTTCTAAAAGAAGCATCCAGAGCTTCGGTATACCGCTTGATCGCCAATTATTTTAGGCGCAAGATCTCTCGATGAGTCAGCTGTTACGCACTGTTTAAATGGTGGCTGCTTCTAAGCCAACATCCTCACTGTCAAAGAAATCTCACATCCTTTCCACTGAGCGGTATTTGGGCACCTTAGCTGCTGATCTGGGTTGTTTCCCTTTCGACTATGAAGCTTATCCCCCATAGACTCACTGCTGTGTTTCACCCCACGGTATTCGGAGTTTGATTGAGTTTGGTAACCGGGTATGGCCCCTAGCTCATTCAGTGCTCTACCCCCGTGGGTCAGCACACAACGCTGCACCTAAATGCATTTCGGGGAGAACCAGCTATCACCGGGTTTGATTAGCCTTTCACTCCGACCCACAGCTCATCCGAGCGTTTTTCAACACACATCGGTTCGGTCCTCCACTGCATTTTACTGCAGCTTCAACCTGGCCATGGGTAGGTCACCTCGGCTTCGGGTCCAGCGCCAG from Sulfuriroseicoccus oceanibius includes:
- a CDS encoding PEP-CTERM sorting domain-containing protein (PEP-CTERM proteins occur, often in large numbers, in the proteomes of bacteria that also encode an exosortase, a predicted intramembrane cysteine proteinase. The presence of a PEP-CTERM domain at a protein's C-terminus predicts cleavage within the sorting domain, followed by covalent anchoring to some some component of the (usually Gram-negative) cell surface. Many PEP-CTERM proteins exhibit an unusual sequence composition that includes large numbers of potential glycosylation sites. Expression of one such protein has been shown restore the ability of a bacterium to form floc, a type of biofilm.), coding for MKNIATALTCLAMIGSASAASIAINFAENTNQAFVGGTALGPTGIDGSNWNSSIDRDSGDFNAGSITNLKDDSGALTGASVTWNSQNTWVASGGTGSDDAKLTTGYLDDANTIGFDNTTGGAVGVDITVSGITFDTYTIYGILASDAGDQYSSRNFQVNGSYVWGGSNRNAQAEAYGNSTAAFNATGSYWVEIEQGVTRGNYWTFDATGSTVRVNGIDAWDGGRGSLAGIVIVDTTAVPEPSSAALLGLGGLAMILRRRK
- a CDS encoding PEP-CTERM sorting domain-containing protein; its protein translation is MKIIPAIALAATFVGAASAATVSISNNSFESPGANGGFTFQTPTDWTNEGGSVFLEDITSVGFSLGTADGADFLTLQDTGTVSQNLGVSYIAGNIYTLTLAITNRTGQANTNSGIFALHDDNGELASFSVDTTAFTGDQVNNFNDYSFDYTATGAEVGNITVVLSEENSSGRFHIDNVRLTAVPEPSSAALLGLGGLAMILIRRK